One window from the genome of Vanessa tameamea isolate UH-Manoa-2023 chromosome 13, ilVanTame1 primary haplotype, whole genome shotgun sequence encodes:
- the LOC135193585 gene encoding cilia- and flagella-associated protein 251-like, with amino-acid sequence MACRLIVLILLTAPFIYCQKVITILSDFNNDKDVEFFKTTLPWIVDNIGSDIDLKFHFKDSGIKSGPRQCVLFQLSRNTYLQVDYLSCEANGNAYTECIKHLPIDIPRLHRCLRSNVKRIVKNAEREFKRFKASVTPVLILPRRIIINDNLPQNILKSICDLYPRQYPMRPIGCIKTSPLPGKNQEEEKSEPEGKEKQNDDNSKPESEIKPKEEKSEPEGKEKQNDDNSKPESEIKPKEEKSEPEGKEKQNDDNSKPESEIKPKEEKSEPEGKEKQNDDNSKPESEIKPKEEKSEPEGKEKQNDDNSKPESEIKPKEEKSEPEGKEKQNDDNSKPESEIKPKEEKSEPEGKEKQNDDNSKPESEIKPKEEKSEPEGKEKQNDDNSKPESEIKPKEEKSEPEGKEKQNDDNSKPESEIKPKEEKSEPEGKEKQNDDNSKPESEIKPKEEKSEPEGKEKQNDDNSKPESEIKPKEEKSEPEGKEKQNDDNSKPESEIKPKEEKSEPEGKEKQNDDNSKPESEIKPKEEKSEPEGKEKQNDDNSKPESEAKPKEEKSEEKENKEQSQPESEAKPKEPK; translated from the coding sequence ATGGCTTGTCGGTTAATAGTCCTTATCCTCCTAACAGCACCATTCATTTACTGTCAAaaagtaattactattttatcggattttaataatgataaagacGTAGagttttttaaaacaacactTCCGTGGATTGTTGACAATATTGGTTCTGATATCgatttgaaatttcattttaaagataGTGGCATAAAATCAGGTCCGAGACAGTGCGTTCTATTTCAGTTGTCAAGAAATACATATCTTCAAGTCGATTACTTAAGCTGTGAAGCAAATGGTAATGCATATACTGAATGTATAAAACATCTACCTATCGATATACCTCGTTTACATAGGTGCTTAAGATCAAATGTTAAGAGGATTGTTAAAAATGCTGAAAgagaatttaaaagatttaaagcAAGTGTCACTCCGGTTTTAATTCTCCCGAGgcgaataattataaatgataacttgccacaaaatattttaaaaagtatatgtgATTTATATCCTAGGCAATACCCTATGCGACCAATAGGTTGTATTAAAACCTCTCCTCTTCCTGGTAAAAATCAAGAAGAAGAAAAGAGTGAGCCGGaaggtaaagaaaaacaaaatgacgATAATAGTAAGCCAGAGAgtgaaataaaaccaaaagaagaaaaaagtgAGCCGGaaggtaaagaaaaacaaaatgacgATAATAGTAAGCCAGAGAgtgaaataaaaccaaaagaagaaaaaagtgAGCCGGaaggtaaagaaaaacaaaatgacgATAATAGTAAGCCAGAGAgtgaaataaaaccaaaagaagaaaaaagtgAGCCGGaaggtaaagaaaaacaaaatgacgATAATAGTAAGCCAGAGAgtgaaataaaaccaaaagaAGAAAAGAGTGAGCCGGaaggtaaagaaaaacaaaatgacgATAATAGTAAGCCAGAGAgtgaaataaaaccaaaagaagaaaaaagtgAGCCGGaaggtaaagaaaaacaaaatgacgATAATAGTAAGCCAGAGAgtgaaataaaaccaaaagaagaaaaaagtgAGCCGGaaggtaaagaaaaacaaaatgacgATAATAGTAAGCCAGAGAgtgaaataaaaccaaaagaagaaaaaagtgAGCCGGaaggtaaagaaaaacaaaatgacgATAATAGTAAGCCAGAGAgtgaaataaaaccaaaagaAGAAAAGAGTGAGCCGGaaggtaaagaaaaacaaaatgacgATAATAGTAAGCCAGAGAgtgaaataaaaccaaaagaagaaaaaagtgAGCCGGaaggtaaagaaaaacaaaatgacgATAATAGTAAGCCAGAGAgtgaaataaaaccaaaagaagaaaaaagtgAGCCGGaaggtaaagaaaaacaaaatgacgATAATAGTAAGCCAGAGAgtgaaataaaaccaaaagaAGAAAAGAGTGAGCCGGaaggtaaagaaaaacaaaatgacgATAATAGTAAGCCAGAGAgtgaaataaaaccaaaagaagaaaaaagtgAGCCGGaaggtaaagaaaaacaaaatgacgATAATAGTAAGCCAGAGAgtgaaataaaaccaaaagaAGAAAAGAGTGAGCCGGaaggtaaagaaaaacaaaatgacgATAATAGTAAGCCAGAGAGTGAAGCAAAACCAAAAGAGGAGAAGAgtgaagaaaaagaaaacaaagaaCAGAGTCAGCCAGAGAGTGAAGCAAAACCAAAAGAACCAAAGTAA
- the LOC113397964 gene encoding GTP-binding protein 128up, with product MSTILEKISAIEAEMARTQKNKATALHLGLLKARLAKLRRELITPKGGGGATGEGFDVAKTGDARIGFVGFPSVGKSTLLSNLAGVYSEVAAYEFTTLTTVPGCIKYKGAKIQLLDLPGIIEGAKDGKGRGRQVIAVARTCSLVFIVLDVLKPLQHKKLLEHELEGFGLRLNKQPPNIHFRKKDKGGINLNTTCPQSELDIEAVKTILSEYKIHNADITLRYDATSDDLIDVIEGNRIYVPCIYLLNKIDQISIEELDVIYKIPHCVPISAHHKWNFDDLLEKMWEYLKLIRIYTKPKGQLPDYNAPVVLHADRTSIEDFCNKLHRSIVKEFKYALVWGSSVKHQPQKVGIEHVLADEDVVQIVKKV from the exons ATGAGtactatattagaaaaaatcaGCGCCATAGAGGCAGAG ATGGCccgaacacaaaaaaataaagcaacagCTCTCCATTTGGGTTTACTAAAAGCGCGATTGGCAAAGCTAAGACGTGAATTAATTACACCTAAAGGTGGCGGTGGTGCCACTGGTGAAG GTTTTGATGTTGCTAAAACTGGAGATGCACGAATTGGGTTTGTCGGTTTTCCATCCGTGGGGAAGTCAACCCTTTTATCCAACCTAGCGGGAGTATACTCAGAAGTAGCGGCTTATGAGTTCACAACACTCACTACAGTGCCtggttgtattaaatataaaggtgCTAAAATACAG CTGCTTGATCTGCCTGGTATCATTGAAGGAGCGAAAGATGGTAAAGGTCGTGGTCGTCAAGTAATAGCTGTAGCCAGAACTTGCAGTCTTGTCTTCATTGTCCTTGATGTACTGAAGCCATTGCAACATAAAAAACTTCTAGAACACGAGTTAGAAGGCTTTGGGTTGCGGTTAAACAAGCAACCACCAAACatacattttagaaaaaaagataaaggAGGAATTAACTTGAACACTACA TGTCCACAATCTGAATTGGATATAGAAGCAGTTAAAACCATCCTCTCTGAATACAAGATCCACAATGCAGATATAACACTTCGTTATGATGCTACCAGTGATGATTTGATTGATGTTATTGAAGGCAATAGGATATATGTACCATGTATTTATCTGCTTAACAAGATTG atcaAATAAGCATAGAAGAACTGGATGTAATCTACAAGATACCGCACTGTGTACCAATCTCTGCTCACCACAAATGGAATTTTGATGATTTGTTAGAAAAGATGTGGGAATACTTGAAACTGATCAGGATATATACAAAGCCAAAAGGACAATTGCCTGATTACAATGCACCGGTTGTATTGCATGCCGACAGAACATCCATTGAAGATTTCTGTAACAAACTACATCGATCTATCGTCAAAGAATTTAAATA